The Streptomyces sp. NBC_00670 genome window below encodes:
- a CDS encoding thiamine pyrophosphate-requiring protein, whose amino-acid sequence MALVADFVLQRLREWGIERVYGYPGDGINGLLGAFDRAEGHPEFIQTRHEEMAAFMACAHAKFTGEVGCCAATSGPGAVHLLNGLYDAKLDHQPVVAVVGQQKRLSLGSHYQQEIALETLFADVSEYCQMITHPGQARHVIDRAFKTALTTRSVATIIVPDDIQEEDAQPSPPKMHGAVFSSVGWSQPRMLPDEGELRKAADILNTGEKVAMIIGQGAAKAASEVVEAAELLGAGVAKALLGREVLPDDIPFVTGPIGLLGTKASDKMIQNCDTLFMVGTSFPYAEWLPDEGQAKGVEIDIDGRMIGIRYPMDAHLVGDSKETLKALLPLLRRKEDRSWRQEIEKDVKEWNDLCEKRAGQHFEGKINPEAVASELSPRLPENCILTADSGSGTNWWARHLKLRKGMQASLSGTLATMGPGTPYAIAARFAYPDRPVIAFVGDGAFQMNGMNEMITIKRYLDRLAGPAPFIFCIFNNQDLNQVTWEQRAMAGDPKFPGSQYIPDVPYAQYAELLGLKGIYCDQPKKIGKAWDEALASDRPVVLEFKVDQEIAPIPPHIMLAQGKKAAKAAVHDPEKVGIAAKGMRQKLSEVAEHLPGRHHDGE is encoded by the coding sequence ATGGCATTGGTCGCCGATTTCGTCTTGCAACGGCTGCGGGAATGGGGGATCGAGCGGGTCTACGGTTATCCCGGCGACGGCATCAACGGCCTGCTCGGCGCGTTCGACCGGGCGGAGGGGCACCCCGAGTTCATCCAGACGCGCCACGAGGAGATGGCCGCGTTCATGGCCTGCGCGCACGCCAAGTTCACCGGCGAGGTGGGCTGCTGCGCCGCCACCTCGGGCCCCGGCGCCGTCCACCTCCTCAACGGTCTCTACGACGCCAAGCTGGACCACCAGCCGGTCGTCGCCGTCGTCGGCCAGCAGAAGCGGCTCTCCCTGGGCTCCCACTACCAGCAGGAGATCGCGCTGGAGACGCTGTTCGCGGACGTCTCCGAGTACTGCCAGATGATCACGCACCCGGGTCAGGCCCGGCACGTGATCGACCGGGCGTTCAAGACCGCCCTCACCACCCGCTCGGTGGCCACCATCATCGTCCCGGACGACATCCAGGAGGAGGACGCCCAGCCCTCGCCGCCGAAGATGCACGGCGCGGTCTTCTCCAGCGTCGGCTGGAGCCAGCCGCGGATGCTGCCCGACGAGGGGGAGCTGCGCAAGGCGGCCGACATCCTCAACACGGGCGAGAAGGTCGCCATGATCATCGGCCAGGGTGCCGCCAAGGCCGCGAGCGAGGTCGTGGAGGCGGCCGAACTGCTCGGCGCCGGCGTCGCCAAGGCGCTGCTCGGCCGCGAGGTGCTGCCCGACGACATCCCGTTCGTCACCGGCCCCATCGGCCTGCTCGGCACCAAGGCCAGCGACAAGATGATCCAGAACTGCGACACCCTGTTCATGGTCGGCACCAGCTTCCCGTACGCGGAGTGGCTGCCCGACGAGGGCCAGGCCAAGGGCGTCGAGATCGACATCGACGGACGCATGATCGGCATCCGCTACCCGATGGACGCCCATCTCGTCGGTGACTCCAAGGAGACGCTCAAGGCCCTGCTGCCGCTTCTGCGGCGCAAGGAGGACCGCAGTTGGCGCCAGGAGATCGAGAAGGACGTCAAGGAGTGGAACGACCTGTGCGAGAAGCGGGCCGGCCAGCACTTCGAAGGGAAGATCAACCCCGAGGCGGTCGCCAGTGAACTCTCGCCGCGCCTGCCCGAGAACTGCATCCTGACCGCCGACTCCGGCTCCGGCACCAACTGGTGGGCCCGCCACCTCAAGCTCCGCAAGGGCATGCAGGCCTCGCTCTCCGGCACCCTGGCGACGATGGGCCCCGGCACGCCGTACGCCATCGCGGCCCGGTTCGCCTACCCGGACCGGCCGGTGATCGCCTTCGTCGGGGACGGCGCGTTCCAGATGAACGGCATGAACGAGATGATCACCATCAAGCGGTACCTGGACCGGCTCGCCGGGCCCGCGCCGTTCATCTTCTGCATCTTCAACAACCAGGACCTCAACCAGGTCACCTGGGAGCAGCGCGCCATGGCCGGGGACCCCAAGTTCCCGGGCTCGCAGTACATCCCGGACGTCCCCTACGCCCAGTACGCCGAACTCCTCGGCCTCAAGGGCATCTACTGCGACCAGCCGAAGAAGATCGGCAAGGCCTGGGACGAGGCGCTGGCCAGTGACCGGCCGGTGGTCCTGGAGTTCAAGGTCGACCAGGAGATCGCGCCGATCCCGCCGCACATCATGCTCGCCCAGGGCAAGAAGGCCGCGAAGGCCGCCGTGCACGACCCGGAGAAGGTCGGCATCGCCGCCAAGGGCATGCGGCAGAAGCTCTCCGAGGTCGCCGAGCACCTGCCCGGACGCCACCATGACGGGGAGTGA